A window of the Odocoileus virginianus isolate 20LAN1187 ecotype Illinois chromosome 20, Ovbor_1.2, whole genome shotgun sequence genome harbors these coding sequences:
- the PLD3 gene encoding 5'-3' exonuclease PLD3, translated as MKPKLMYQELKVPAEEPANELPMNEIEAWKAAEKKARWVLLVLILAVVGFGALMTQLFLWEYGDLHLFGPNQRPAPCYDPCEAVLVESIPEGLDFPNASTSNPSTSQAWLGLLAGAHSSLDIASFYWTLTNNDTHTQEPSAQQGEEVLRQLQTLAPRGVKVRIAVSKPNGPQPQADLQALLQSGAQVRMVDMQKLTHGVLHTKFWVVDQTHFYLGSANMDWRSLTQVKELGVVMYNCSCLARDLTKIFEAYWFLGQAGSSIPSTWPRPYDTRYNQETPMEICLNGTPALAYLASAPPPLCPSGRTPDLKALLNVVDNARSFIYIAVMNYLPTMEFSHPRRFWPAIDDGLRRAAYERGVKVRLLISCWGHSDPSMRAFLLSLAALRDNHTHSDIQVKLFVVPADDAQARIPYARVNHNKYMVTERATYIGTSNWSGSYFTETAGTSLLVTQNGRGGLRSQLEAVFLRDWDSPYSHDLDAAADSVGNACRLL; from the exons ATGAAGCCTAAACTGATGTACCAGGAG CTGAAGGTGCCTGCAGAGGAACCTGCCAATGAACTGCCCATGAATGAGATCGAGGCATGGAAAGCTGCAGAAAAG AAAGCCCGTTGGGTCCTTCTAGTCCTTATCCTGGCGGTTGTGGGCTTCGGTGCCCTGATGACTCAGCTGTTTCTATGGGAATACGGCGACTTGCATCTCTTTGGGCCCAATCAGCGCCCAGCCCCCTGCTATGACCCTTGCGA aGCAGTGCTGGTAGAGAGCATTCCCGAGGGCCTGGACTTTCCCAATGCCTCCACGAGCAACCCGTCCACCAGCCAGGCCTGGCTGGGCCTGCTCGCTGGTGCCCACAGCAGCCTGGACATTGCCTCCTTCTACTGGACTCTCACCAACAATGACACCCACACTCAGGAACCCTCTGCTCAGCAG GGTGAGGAGGTCCTCCGGCAGCTGCAGACTCTGGCACCCCGAGGTGTGAAGGTCCGCATTGCTGTGAGCAAGCCCAAtgggccccagccccaggcagacCTGCAGGCCCTGCTGCAAAGTG GTGCCCAGGTCCGCATGGTGGACATGCAGAAGCTGACCCATGGTGTCCTGCACACCAAGTTCTGGGTGGTGGACCAGACTCACTTCTACCTTGGCAGTGCCAACATGGATTGGCGCTCCCTGACCCAG GTCAAGGAGCTGGGCGTGGTCATGTACAACTGCAGCTGCCTAGCTCGAGACCTGACCAAGATCTTCGAAGCCTACTGGTTCCTGGGCCAGGCGGGCAGCTCCATCCCGTCAACCTGGCCCCGGCCTTATGACACCCGCTACAATCAAGAGACTCCAATGGAAATCTGCCTCAATGGAACCCCTGCTCTGGCCTACCTGGCG agTGCACCCCCACCGCTGTGTCCAAGTGGCCGCACCCCAGACTTGAAGGCCCTGCTCAACGTGGTGGACAACGCCCGGAGTTTCATCTACATCGCGGTCATGAACTACCTGCCCACCATGGAGTTCTCCCACCCACGCCG gttctgGCCTGCCATTGACGACGGGCTGCGGCGGGCTGCCTATGAGCGGGGCGTCAAGGTACGCCTGCTGATCAGCTGCTGGGGACACTCTGACCCCTCGATGCGGGCCTTCCTGCTCTCCCTGGCTGCCCTGCGTGACAATCATACCCACTCCGACATCCAGGTG AAACTCTTTGTGGTCCCTGCGGACGATGCCCAGGCCCGAATCCCTTATGCCCGCGTCAACCACAACAAGTACATGGTGACCGAACGGGCCACCTACATCG gAACCTCCAACTGGTCTGGTAGCTACTTCACCGAGACGGCGGGCACCTCGCTGCTGGTGACGCAGAACGGGCGGGGTGGCCTGCGGAGCCAGCTGGAGGCCGTGTTCCTGAGGGACTGGGACTCCCCTTACAGCCATGACCTTGACGCTGCCGCCGACAGTGTGGGCAACGCCTGTCGCCTGCTCTGA